From Stenotrophomonas maltophilia, a single genomic window includes:
- a CDS encoding NUDIX hydrolase, with the protein MTQVYATLRSDDQYLIARKQITNAWWSGYAAPVLVAEAASALTTVVNVAAGSAVNAGAVAAINASLANAVLAATSAWPAGAAANGVATRDAINQAAVAVNNAGQVLAQLQAALPTVLVAVDRAAAMGAADWVAGGGAVPAWVQLQNVGIPAWPDPNLQATVNAAQRRISGWAGSQSPRLVNQAGQWALPGGRMSDAETAEHAARREFQEETGVELDAGYVMAYHTLFQTAPGGADFYLVCFDLPGGQDIADLLTRINANLMAQTGWLNRPTAGSVVDWELDAVCTVAQDELSSSLGTFQPVSIPDTLRPVPVPMPAGGAALAAWERRQRRFAESQSIDWYLRMARYIEQQ; encoded by the coding sequence ATGACACAGGTCTACGCAACACTTCGCTCGGACGATCAGTACCTGATCGCACGCAAGCAGATCACCAATGCCTGGTGGAGCGGCTATGCCGCGCCGGTGCTGGTGGCCGAGGCGGCGTCCGCCCTGACCACGGTGGTGAACGTTGCCGCAGGCAGCGCCGTCAATGCCGGCGCGGTCGCCGCCATCAACGCGTCGCTGGCCAATGCCGTGCTTGCAGCGACGTCTGCGTGGCCCGCGGGGGCTGCCGCCAATGGCGTCGCCACGCGGGATGCCATCAATCAAGCGGCCGTTGCGGTCAACAACGCCGGCCAGGTCCTGGCGCAGCTGCAGGCAGCATTGCCGACGGTACTGGTCGCCGTGGACCGGGCCGCCGCCATGGGGGCGGCCGATTGGGTCGCGGGTGGAGGGGCCGTGCCGGCCTGGGTCCAGCTTCAAAATGTAGGCATCCCCGCATGGCCGGACCCGAACCTGCAGGCGACCGTCAACGCCGCACAGCGGCGCATTTCCGGCTGGGCCGGCTCGCAATCGCCGCGCCTGGTCAACCAGGCCGGGCAGTGGGCACTGCCCGGGGGACGCATGTCGGATGCGGAAACCGCCGAGCATGCGGCCAGGCGGGAATTCCAGGAAGAAACCGGCGTCGAGCTGGACGCAGGTTATGTGATGGCCTACCACACGCTGTTCCAGACCGCGCCGGGAGGCGCCGATTTCTACCTGGTCTGCTTTGACCTGCCCGGCGGCCAGGACATCGCCGACCTGCTGACACGGATCAACGCGAACCTGATGGCCCAGACCGGCTGGCTCAATCGTCCGACCGCCGGGTCGGTGGTCGACTGGGAACTGGATGCGGTCTGCACCGTGGCGCAGGACGAGCTGAGCAGCTCTCTGGGGACATTCCAGCCCGTCTCGATTCCCGACACGCTGCGGCCGGTGCCCGTGCCGATGCCTGCCGGAGGGGCCGCCCTGGCGGCGTGGGAGCGCAGGCAGCGACGCTTTGCCGAGTCCCAGTCCATCGACTGGTACCTGCGCATGGCCCGCTACATTGAACAGCAGTAG
- a CDS encoding RebB family R body protein, with the protein MAFPTAVNDQITDSVTQANTKVLGDAPAVAVGNLYQATAQALANAAHNATNAQQQSYVTAQSATTMGVATLYSIDTATTAVASKEILSTRVRGLGS; encoded by the coding sequence ATGGCATTTCCAACCGCGGTAAACGACCAGATCACCGATTCGGTCACTCAGGCCAACACCAAGGTGCTGGGCGATGCGCCCGCCGTGGCGGTGGGCAATCTGTACCAGGCCACCGCACAGGCGCTGGCCAATGCGGCGCACAACGCGACCAATGCCCAGCAGCAGTCCTATGTGACCGCGCAGTCGGCCACCACCATGGGCGTGGCCACGCTGTACTCGATCGACACCGCCACCACGGCCGTGGCCAGCAAGGAAATCCTCAGCACCCGCGTCCGCGGCCTCGGTTCCTGA
- a CDS encoding RebB family R body protein, producing MAFPTAVNDQITDSVTQANTKVLGDAPAVAMGNLYQATAQALANAAHNATNAQQQSYVTAQAATTMGVATLYSIDTATTGVATKQILGA from the coding sequence ATGGCATTCCCGACCGCTGTAAACGACCAGATCACCGATTCGGTCACCCAGGCCAACACCAAGGTGCTGGGCGACGCGCCCGCCGTCGCCATGGGCAACCTGTACCAGGCCACCGCGCAGGCGCTGGCCAACGCCGCCCACAACGCCACCAACGCCCAGCAGCAGTCCTACGTGACCGCGCAGGCGGCCACCACCATGGGCGTGGCCACGCTGTACTCGATCGATACCGCCACCACCGGTGTGGCCACCAAGCAGATCCTCGGCGCGTGA
- a CDS encoding RebB family R body protein, whose translation MAFPTAVNDQITDSVSQANLQVLGVAPATAMGTLYQATAQALANAAHNATLAQQQMYVTAQAATTMGVALLYAVDTGATGAATRKILG comes from the coding sequence ATGGCATTTCCCACGGCCGTCAACGACCAGATCACCGATTCGGTCAGCCAGGCCAACCTGCAGGTGCTGGGCGTGGCCCCCGCCACGGCGATGGGCACGTTGTACCAGGCCACGGCACAGGCCCTGGCGAATGCGGCCCACAACGCAACGCTCGCCCAGCAGCAGATGTATGTCACGGCGCAGGCCGCGACCACGATGGGCGTTGCACTGCTCTACGCCGTCGATACCGGCGCCACCGGCGCCGCCACCCGGAAGATTCTCGGCTGA
- a CDS encoding RebB family R body protein, whose amino-acid sequence MAFPTAVNSQITDSVSQVNTKVLGDAPAIAMGNLFVATSQALSNAAHNATNNQQQSYVTMQASTTQGVSTLYAIDTASNGVATREILGLR is encoded by the coding sequence ATGGCATTTCCCACCGCCGTCAACAGCCAGATCACCGATTCGGTTTCGCAGGTCAACACCAAGGTCCTTGGTGATGCGCCGGCCATCGCAATGGGCAATCTGTTCGTGGCCACCAGCCAGGCACTGTCCAACGCCGCGCACAACGCCACCAACAACCAGCAGCAGTCCTACGTGACCATGCAGGCCTCGACCACCCAGGGCGTGTCCACGCTGTATGCCATCGACACTGCCTCCAACGGCGTAGCCACCCGCGAAATCCTGGGTCTGCGCTGA
- a CDS encoding RebB family R body protein — translation MAASPATGYLLDAASAGSGLAIALAPSFAMSATYLAMADSLGLAMQNAVANQQRGQVTAGASLAQVLALIIQKGAVPS, via the coding sequence ATGGCCGCATCGCCTGCCACCGGCTACCTGCTGGACGCTGCCAGCGCCGGCTCGGGCCTGGCGATCGCCCTCGCCCCGTCGTTCGCGATGTCCGCCACTTACCTGGCGATGGCCGACAGCCTTGGCCTGGCCATGCAGAACGCAGTGGCCAACCAGCAACGCGGCCAGGTCACCGCCGGCGCCAGCCTGGCCCAGGTCCTGGCCCTGATCATCCAGAAGGGAGCCGTTCCATCATGA
- a CDS encoding RebB family R body protein: MSSENTVNSQIVDSVSAASTLLVAQGPAQSFSMLDMVMLETLGTAMHNAVARQQGAGMVSNAAVTAACAKMINAPWPVPPPPPLPPPPPPPQVIPLPGPVPAPPSPAAVIAAATAEGKTAISVLQAQTHGATADAAAATASLHTLEQLAGDGAAPAPGPAPDSTPGPEPAAGPAHDPAPDSPSTAAAGGTDATP; the protein is encoded by the coding sequence ATGAGCAGTGAGAACACCGTCAACAGCCAGATCGTCGACAGCGTCAGTGCCGCCTCGACCCTGCTGGTGGCCCAGGGGCCGGCGCAGTCCTTCAGCATGCTCGACATGGTCATGCTGGAGACGCTGGGCACGGCCATGCACAACGCGGTTGCGCGCCAGCAGGGCGCGGGCATGGTCAGCAACGCCGCGGTCACCGCCGCCTGCGCGAAGATGATCAATGCCCCCTGGCCGGTGCCACCGCCGCCTCCGCTTCCCCCGCCGCCGCCACCGCCGCAGGTCATTCCCCTGCCAGGGCCGGTGCCGGCGCCGCCTTCGCCCGCGGCGGTGATCGCCGCGGCTACCGCAGAAGGAAAGACCGCCATCAGCGTCCTGCAGGCACAGACCCACGGTGCCACTGCCGACGCTGCGGCCGCCACCGCCAGCCTGCACACGCTCGAACAGCTTGCAGGCGACGGCGCGGCGCCCGCGCCCGGACCTGCGCCCGACTCCACGCCCGGTCCGGAACCGGCAGCGGGTCCCGCCCACGACCCCGCGCCAGACTCCCCCTCCACCGCGGCCGCCGGCGGCACCGACGCCACGCCGTGA
- a CDS encoding helix-turn-helix domain-containing protein, which produces MHRQVSQMLQRAYQPYRSLPDLLGAFIKEFSQHHALRGGRVHLRGPDTAPGQDASLEAGQRLPIRYGGEVLGELQLEGESGGLDSSALALGEAFAHRCAHLIKRYEAQAWAEQALSRPLLLVGACDALKRMEEFVERAAASQLPVLLRGEFGTEKMELAAALHSCGPRRRGPFVEVNCAHPQETPADWFARARGGSLYFHEVDELPVPLQAQLSHCIRDLETATVQSGQARAIRVIASTSADLEQRVRERQFSRALLAGLEFLTVDIPPLRERSDDIDALVARSLQMHGFNPQVISEDVLDALRGHDWPGNLLEMERVVVRLAVMTGGRSIRREDLLRHAPGLMLGETVADADPPVPDGEALQAAGAVPQAVASTTPAPSHDGLHDGLKRALAYLKDHAAEPVTLGDLARQAHVSQSHLGFLFRSELGTTFKLLLQQQRIEHAKQLLRGGQRLRITDVALQVGFGDLSHFEKSFRRLVGVSPRSYRRVPEQ; this is translated from the coding sequence ATGCACAGGCAAGTCAGTCAGATGTTGCAGCGCGCCTATCAACCGTACCGGTCCTTGCCCGACCTGCTGGGCGCGTTCATCAAGGAGTTTTCGCAACACCATGCGCTGCGTGGCGGCCGTGTCCATCTGCGTGGACCGGACACGGCCCCTGGCCAGGACGCGTCGCTGGAGGCCGGTCAGCGCCTGCCGATCCGCTACGGCGGCGAGGTGCTCGGCGAGCTGCAGCTGGAAGGCGAGTCGGGTGGACTGGACAGCAGTGCGCTGGCGCTGGGTGAAGCGTTCGCGCATCGATGCGCACATCTGATCAAGCGTTATGAAGCGCAAGCCTGGGCCGAACAGGCCCTGAGCCGCCCGTTGCTGCTGGTCGGCGCCTGCGATGCGTTGAAGCGGATGGAGGAGTTCGTCGAGCGCGCTGCTGCCAGCCAGTTGCCGGTGCTGCTGCGCGGCGAATTCGGCACCGAGAAGATGGAACTGGCCGCGGCCCTGCACAGCTGCGGTCCGCGGCGGCGGGGGCCGTTCGTCGAGGTCAACTGCGCCCATCCACAGGAAACGCCTGCGGACTGGTTCGCACGCGCCCGCGGCGGCAGCCTGTATTTCCACGAAGTGGATGAGCTTCCGGTTCCCTTGCAGGCGCAGCTTTCGCATTGCATCCGCGACCTGGAGACCGCCACCGTCCAGTCTGGCCAGGCCCGCGCGATCCGGGTGATCGCCTCCACCAGTGCCGACCTTGAACAGCGTGTGCGCGAGCGGCAGTTCTCGCGGGCGCTGCTGGCCGGGCTGGAGTTCCTCACCGTGGACATTCCCCCGTTGCGCGAGCGCAGCGACGACATCGATGCGCTGGTGGCGCGCTCGCTGCAGATGCATGGGTTCAACCCGCAGGTCATCAGCGAGGACGTGCTGGATGCGCTGCGTGGCCATGACTGGCCCGGCAACCTGCTGGAGATGGAGCGGGTGGTGGTGCGCCTGGCGGTGATGACCGGCGGGCGCAGCATCCGTCGTGAGGACCTGCTGCGGCATGCGCCTGGCCTGATGCTGGGCGAAACAGTGGCGGATGCCGATCCTCCGGTGCCCGACGGGGAGGCGCTGCAGGCGGCCGGGGCAGTACCGCAAGCTGTCGCTTCGACGACACCTGCGCCGTCGCACGACGGCCTGCACGATGGCCTCAAGCGTGCGCTTGCCTACCTGAAGGATCACGCCGCCGAGCCGGTCACGCTGGGCGATCTGGCGCGCCAGGCGCATGTGAGCCAGTCGCACCTGGGCTTCCTGTTCCGCAGCGAACTGGGCACCACCTTCAAGCTGCTGCTGCAGCAGCAGCGCATCGAACACGCCAAGCAGCTGCTGCGGGGCGGGCAGCGCCTGCGCATCACCGATGTCGCATTGCAGGTGGGCTTCGGTGACCTCAGCCACTTCGAGAAGAGCTTCCGGCGCCTGGTCGGGGTCAGCCCGCGCAGCTACCGGCGCGTACCGGAGCAATGA
- a CDS encoding CD225/dispanin family protein, translating into MNIQIAAPHPRVGGLLHHQEIVLFVGRGAAPAISGQRAAPGPFAGAASGRHNPRPTKEIQRMEHTSPAAPKNYLMWAILSIFGGFWPFGIVATVYANRTSSLLAAGQIGPATVASRKALRWMIASFVTLPLCVLLLVGYALILRAAG; encoded by the coding sequence GTGAATATCCAGATTGCCGCACCACATCCACGGGTCGGCGGGCTCCTGCACCACCAGGAAATCGTCCTTTTCGTGGGCCGTGGCGCGGCGCCAGCGATATCTGGGCAGCGTGCAGCACCGGGCCCGTTTGCCGGTGCCGCCAGCGGGCGGCATAATCCGCGCCCAACCAAGGAGATTCAACGTATGGAACACACTAGCCCGGCAGCCCCCAAAAACTATCTGATGTGGGCGATCCTGAGTATCTTCGGTGGCTTCTGGCCCTTCGGCATCGTCGCCACCGTCTACGCCAACCGCACGTCATCGCTGCTCGCCGCCGGCCAGATCGGCCCGGCCACGGTGGCATCGCGCAAGGCGCTGCGCTGGATGATCGCTTCATTCGTCACGCTGCCGCTGTGTGTCCTGCTGCTGGTGGGCTATGCACTGATCCTGCGCGCAGCGGGCTGA
- a CDS encoding NAD(P)-dependent oxidoreductase, whose translation MPLGFIGLGVMGTPMASHLARAGHAVLGWSRSGRNHAAARAAGVEVREQLHDVFAACETLILMLANDDAIDSVLDRQGSAFGERVRGRLLINMGTSSAAYSQALAEQIRAAGGRYVEAPVSGSRVQAEAAQLVILLAGTDADLAVAAPLLAPMGRQTVCCGSVPSALRMKLAVNLYLITLVTGLAEAVHFAEAHGIELERFAQVLNAGPMASDVSRIKLDKMARGDFAVQASITDVYKNSGLVAAAAREVGMHAPLINASDALFAQAQHAGLGALDMAAVLQAVRAGPGGIDRA comes from the coding sequence ATGCCTTTGGGATTCATCGGCCTGGGCGTCATGGGAACGCCCATGGCCAGCCACCTGGCGCGGGCGGGCCACGCCGTGCTGGGCTGGTCCCGCTCCGGCCGCAACCACGCCGCCGCGCGTGCCGCAGGCGTCGAGGTCCGTGAGCAGCTGCACGACGTATTCGCAGCCTGCGAAACCCTCATCCTGATGCTGGCCAACGACGACGCCATCGACAGCGTGCTCGATCGACAGGGCAGCGCGTTCGGCGAGCGCGTGCGCGGCCGCCTGCTGATCAACATGGGCACCAGTTCGGCGGCGTATTCACAGGCGCTGGCCGAACAGATCCGTGCTGCGGGTGGCCGTTACGTGGAAGCGCCGGTCTCCGGCTCCCGTGTGCAGGCCGAAGCGGCGCAGCTGGTCATCCTGCTGGCCGGCACCGATGCCGATCTCGCCGTGGCGGCGCCGCTGCTGGCACCGATGGGCCGGCAGACGGTGTGCTGCGGCAGTGTGCCGTCGGCGCTGCGCATGAAGCTGGCGGTGAACCTGTACCTCATCACGCTGGTCACCGGCCTGGCCGAAGCGGTGCACTTCGCCGAAGCCCACGGCATCGAGCTGGAACGCTTCGCGCAGGTGCTCAATGCCGGGCCGATGGCCAGTGACGTGTCACGGATCAAGCTGGACAAGATGGCCCGTGGCGATTTTGCCGTGCAGGCCTCGATCACCGACGTGTACAAGAACAGCGGGCTGGTCGCCGCCGCCGCGCGCGAGGTCGGCATGCATGCACCGCTGATCAACGCCAGCGATGCGCTGTTCGCACAGGCGCAGCACGCCGGGCTGGGCGCACTGGACATGGCCGCCGTGCTGCAGGCGGTACGCGCCGGTCCGGGTGGTATCGACCGGGCCTGA
- a CDS encoding SPFH domain-containing protein: protein MGLVQAVKGAVGGVLADQWKDFYTVPTGLPSTAALFAAVPHGTNAGRGSNTSGSSNIISNGSKIIVPEGYGLLLFQDGAITAFVAEAGGYEWRSDDLNSQSIFAGDGLVSTFIKQSWERFKFGGQPGSQQAAYFVSLKELPDNRFGTQSEIYWDDGFLNTQVGAVTRGSYTLKIVDPILFVKNFVPASYLQPGQVFDFTDLDNAAASQLFNEVVGSLAPAFSLYTNDPGKGNRITKLQQDSIGFAQSLSAAVEQAYQWQSDRGLAIVKTAIVSIEYDANTRELLKTVQRADALTGSRGNSNLQASVAQGIQSAGENGGAAGLVGVGMASGMFGVGGMQQPVTPAADDPVAKLKKAKEMLDLGLITQSDYDALKAKALGL from the coding sequence ATGGGTCTGGTACAGGCGGTGAAGGGTGCGGTTGGCGGTGTGCTGGCCGACCAGTGGAAGGACTTCTACACCGTGCCCACGGGCCTGCCGTCCACGGCGGCCCTGTTCGCAGCGGTGCCGCACGGCACCAATGCCGGCCGCGGCTCCAACACCAGCGGCTCGTCCAACATCATCAGCAACGGCTCGAAGATCATCGTGCCGGAAGGCTACGGCCTGCTGCTGTTCCAGGATGGCGCGATCACCGCATTCGTCGCCGAAGCGGGCGGCTACGAGTGGCGCTCGGACGATCTGAACTCGCAGTCGATCTTTGCCGGCGACGGCCTGGTCAGCACCTTCATCAAGCAGAGCTGGGAACGCTTCAAGTTCGGCGGCCAGCCCGGCTCGCAGCAGGCTGCGTATTTCGTCTCGCTGAAGGAACTGCCGGACAACCGCTTCGGCACCCAGTCGGAAATCTACTGGGACGACGGCTTCCTCAACACCCAGGTCGGCGCGGTCACCCGTGGCTCGTATACGCTGAAGATCGTCGACCCGATCCTGTTCGTGAAGAACTTCGTGCCAGCCAGCTACCTGCAGCCGGGCCAGGTGTTCGATTTCACCGACCTGGACAACGCCGCCGCCAGCCAGCTGTTCAATGAAGTGGTCGGTTCGCTGGCTCCGGCCTTCAGCCTGTACACGAACGATCCGGGCAAGGGCAACCGCATCACCAAGCTGCAGCAGGATTCGATCGGCTTCGCGCAGAGCCTGTCGGCCGCGGTCGAGCAGGCGTATCAGTGGCAGAGCGATCGCGGCCTGGCCATCGTCAAGACCGCCATCGTTTCCATCGAGTACGACGCCAACACCCGCGAGCTGCTGAAAACCGTGCAGCGCGCCGATGCGCTGACCGGCTCGCGCGGCAACTCCAACCTGCAGGCCAGCGTCGCCCAGGGCATCCAGTCGGCCGGCGAGAACGGCGGTGCGGCAGGGCTTGTAGGTGTCGGCATGGCCTCGGGCATGTTCGGTGTCGGCGGCATGCAGCAGCCGGTGACGCCGGCCGCGGACGATCCGGTGGCCAAGCTGAAGAAGGCCAAGGAAATGCTTGACCTGGGCCTGATCACCCAGAGCGACTACGACGCCCTGAAGGCCAAGGCACTGGGCCTGTAA
- a CDS encoding tyrosinase family protein: protein MRYTRRDFLATTASASLASLVAPAAWASGTTPAEKAVQARYHRYNVTSPEGQRMLASYARGINAMLKLPPDDPRNWFRNGFVHLMDCPHGNWWFYVWHRGYVGYFEQTIRTLSGDPQFAMPYWDWTELPRIPPAMFDGVLTPTDSAYAPYTRNLAVFTRFMRPALQRYWDKLDAGQRGQLKLRGYLTADDVWNDVTGYSATEKTGISGNAAYAITCGARYLWRENPGFDAKTASAVSPDTIHAGLSPVDFYNADVSRSFTSSRTASHVVPPDGATKFSVLEGFPHNKVHNCIGGVGAVDPGPYGNMTNFLSPLDPIFYLHHANMDRLWDVWNQLQQSRGKPIMPVDVDQRRQFMNEPFRFFVNAQGGFVGERPASAFFSTTAFDYDYVYPGRNDLLQAAALPAAPGAVRLVRGTRSDGAVRVAVPNEAVRAHLATSAPRQLIAEVTLERPQGLNNTREFDVLVNAPAGTSAVAADSPYYAGTVSFFGPSMPGMDHSHPTTFAVPLPQKLGALQAVKAADDGTTTLEIRLVASTGQAPQTFPVLDASILVAPLQP, encoded by the coding sequence ATGCGCTACACACGTCGTGATTTTCTTGCCACCACCGCCAGCGCTTCATTGGCGTCACTGGTCGCGCCCGCAGCCTGGGCCAGCGGCACCACACCGGCCGAAAAGGCCGTGCAGGCCCGCTACCACCGCTACAACGTCACCAGTCCCGAGGGCCAGCGCATGCTGGCCAGCTACGCGCGCGGCATCAATGCCATGCTGAAATTGCCGCCGGACGATCCACGCAACTGGTTCCGCAACGGCTTCGTGCACCTGATGGATTGCCCGCACGGCAACTGGTGGTTCTACGTTTGGCACCGCGGCTATGTCGGCTACTTCGAGCAGACCATCCGCACGCTCAGCGGTGATCCGCAGTTCGCGATGCCCTACTGGGACTGGACCGAGCTGCCGCGTATTCCTCCTGCGATGTTCGATGGCGTACTCACGCCCACCGACAGCGCCTATGCGCCCTATACGCGCAACCTGGCGGTGTTCACCCGGTTCATGCGCCCGGCGCTGCAGCGCTACTGGGACAAGCTCGACGCGGGCCAACGCGGCCAGCTCAAGTTGCGCGGCTATCTCACGGCCGACGATGTGTGGAACGACGTGACCGGATACAGCGCCACGGAGAAGACCGGCATTTCCGGCAATGCGGCCTATGCGATCACCTGTGGTGCCCGTTACCTGTGGCGCGAGAATCCGGGCTTCGATGCCAAGACGGCCTCGGCGGTGTCTCCCGACACGATCCATGCGGGGCTGTCGCCGGTGGACTTCTACAATGCCGATGTAAGCCGCAGCTTCACCAGTTCACGCACGGCGTCGCACGTGGTGCCGCCTGATGGCGCCACGAAATTCTCGGTGCTTGAAGGCTTCCCGCACAACAAGGTGCACAACTGCATCGGCGGTGTCGGCGCGGTCGATCCCGGTCCCTACGGCAACATGACCAACTTCCTGTCGCCGCTGGACCCCATCTTCTACCTGCACCACGCCAACATGGACCGCCTGTGGGACGTGTGGAACCAGCTGCAACAATCGCGGGGCAAGCCGATCATGCCGGTCGACGTCGACCAGCGACGCCAGTTCATGAACGAGCCGTTCCGCTTCTTCGTCAATGCCCAGGGCGGCTTCGTCGGTGAGCGTCCGGCAAGCGCGTTTTTCTCCACCACCGCCTTCGACTACGACTACGTCTATCCCGGCCGCAACGACCTGCTGCAGGCGGCAGCGCTGCCTGCAGCCCCCGGTGCGGTACGGCTGGTCCGCGGCACGCGGTCCGATGGCGCCGTCCGCGTCGCGGTTCCCAACGAAGCGGTGCGCGCGCACCTCGCCACGTCCGCACCGCGCCAGCTGATTGCCGAAGTCACGCTGGAGCGCCCACAGGGGTTGAACAATACGCGCGAGTTCGACGTCCTGGTCAATGCACCCGCCGGCACCTCGGCTGTTGCTGCCGACAGCCCCTATTACGCGGGCACGGTCTCGTTCTTCGGGCCCAGCATGCCGGGCATGGACCACAGCCATCCCACCACCTTTGCGGTGCCCTTGCCGCAGAAGCTGGGAGCGCTGCAGGCAGTCAAGGCCGCCGATGACGGCACGACCACGCTGGAGATCCGCCTGGTCGCATCGACCGGCCAGGCACCGCAGACGTTCCCGGTGCTGGACGCCTCGATCCTGGTCGCACCGCTGCAACCCTGA
- a CDS encoding tyrosine-protein phosphatase has translation MKHRSTELALAVMLSLPLAATAVAADAPQAVAAKPAAAANVKPVAADAQRVLPLQGAWNVRTFAGLQGRHGPIPAAAFVRTADLGRLTDADRDALAAAGVKLDIDLRTADEEAQSPDLLAKDDRFDYQRISLMGTEKMDLQKMMTSFPDSLGEAYVQWLGHSQPQFKQVFQRIAAQQDGAVLFHCTAGKDRTGIIAGLLLDLAGVPKAEIVHNYAISAYYLEGQPKDSAMNAQIMALIKQNPEIGRKMAGMSGTAPDNMEQFLAALHSQYGSAEGYLKSIGVSEQEIQQLKVRLGQAG, from the coding sequence ATGAAGCACCGCTCTACCGAACTTGCCCTGGCCGTGATGCTCAGCCTGCCGCTGGCGGCCACCGCCGTGGCCGCAGACGCACCGCAGGCCGTTGCCGCGAAGCCGGCCGCTGCCGCCAATGTGAAGCCGGTCGCCGCCGATGCGCAGCGCGTACTTCCGCTGCAGGGGGCGTGGAACGTGCGCACCTTTGCTGGCCTGCAGGGCCGTCATGGCCCGATTCCGGCCGCTGCGTTCGTGCGTACCGCCGATCTCGGCCGGCTGACCGACGCCGATCGCGATGCATTGGCCGCTGCCGGCGTGAAGCTGGACATCGACCTGCGCACCGCGGACGAAGAGGCACAGTCGCCAGACCTGCTGGCCAAGGATGATCGCTTCGACTATCAGCGCATCTCGCTGATGGGCACCGAGAAGATGGACCTGCAGAAGATGATGACCAGCTTCCCGGATTCACTGGGCGAGGCCTATGTGCAGTGGCTGGGCCATAGCCAGCCGCAGTTCAAGCAGGTGTTCCAGCGCATCGCCGCGCAGCAGGACGGCGCGGTGCTGTTCCATTGCACCGCGGGCAAGGACCGCACCGGGATCATCGCCGGCCTGCTGCTGGACCTGGCTGGCGTGCCGAAGGCCGAGATCGTGCACAACTACGCGATTTCCGCGTACTACCTGGAAGGGCAGCCGAAGGACAGCGCGATGAATGCGCAGATCATGGCGCTGATCAAGCAGAACCCGGAGATCGGCCGCAAGATGGCCGGCATGTCCGGTACCGCACCGGACAACATGGAGCAGTTCCTCGCCGCGCTGCACAGCCAGTACGGCAGCGCCGAAGGCTACCTGAAGTCGATCGGGGTAAGCGAGCAGGAGATCCAGCAGCTGAAGGTGCGGCTGGGGCAGGCGGGGTGA